The genomic stretch CAGCCACCATGGACTGTAACCTGGGGACTGTTACTAACAGTGAGGCTCGCTGGTATAAACAGACTCCTGGAGGAGTTCCTCAGTATGTACTGAGGTTTCATAGCAGTTGGAGCTCTGTGAGATATGGCTCTGGTTTCTCCTCTCCAAAGTTCACATCCACTCATCAGTCAACATCAGATTATCGTTTGATCATCAACAATGTGGAGGAGGGAGACTCAGCAGTCTATTACTGTAAAACATGGGACACCTCTGTTAATGAGTACGTATCACAGTGATTTACACTGTGACAAAAACCTCCTCACTATTACTTCTGCTTTTTGAGACTCTGAAACATCTGATAATAGAGCCATCAAACAACACTCTCTATCTGCTTCATGAAATATGATTAATGCACTTAGATTACTGTCACATTTACTTCATCTTAATCTGTGTATCTCAAAAGTATTTATCACATTTTGGGTATTCAGAACAGCTTCTGTAAACTTTCTATGACTAAAACATGTTAAATGGCAACACACAGCAACATTTAAAGTCTGTTTTATACGTCAGACTCAGATATCAGGAATGACGGTGGAGTACATTTACTGGTGCTTTgcttaaatgtatttttcaataATTAAACATGTTTGCAAAGCGCAATTTAAGATATacctttaaaatgtatgtaggaATCCAATAAAAGCATTTAGATGTCAAAAAAGTTCATTAATGTGCAGCTAAAACACGAAAAAATATAGGTCATGTAGATAAAgatgtttttatgttcaaaTTTATATTGGCACAAAAGGTATAGTACAACAGTACAACTATAACGGGACTAGTATTTTACAAATTGTTCAACAATGTTATGCTACCCCATATTTCCTAACCCCTCCAATCCTCTTTGTGATTGAGATAGTTTGGTACACATGGACAATTTGACAACTTAAACATGGAATTACATTAAGCAATCACaaagaaggaaaaacaaatgaatagagaaaagaaaataataataaataattataaaaaaaaccaatatatatatatacacacccacacacacatacatatatatttaaaataataataataacaataaaataataataataatgcagacACCGAAACAAGCATAAAAAAAAGCTAGTGGTTGCTGCGGTGGATAAAGACATTTTTGAATAGTTTTGAATAGTTTAGTCAGAGCAATTTGGATTAATGAGGAATatttagaagaagaaaaacactgaTGTAAGAAGTAAACTTTAACACTCTTAAATGCTGTTTACCTATAAAATATACAACTTAGTTAAAACTTTAAAACACAAACTTATAAAACAATGACCATGTATTAATCCTGTGGTTTAcgtgattaataataatatgaaaaaattgaaattaattCCAGATTTAAATCTGATATAACAATTGTAGATTCATCTCAGGCAAAAATCATCAACGgctatcaaatacattttttcagATACATTTTACTGAGGAATAAAAATTACCAAATATATGCTGATTAATAGGAAATGATTTAATGTGAAACCCACATACATGATGTTGAATTATGAGTGAAAAGTGAGTCAAGTGTtgacactcctcctcctcctcctcctcctcctcctcctccacatctcctctcctcctcctccacgtctcctctcctcagtgtcTTTATAAGCTTcagtctctcttctcctctcactccAACCCTGCTCACCTCTCAGCTGGACAGTGAGGGACGTTTACACCACACACTGACAACATGCTGGGGATCCTCTGCACTCTCATCACTGCTCTAACATGTAAgatcttcttctctttccttttaCAGCCCAGATTTCCACACAGAAACCTTTCActcatgtctttttctctgtgtgttgacAGATGTTGATGCAGTGATAGTGCTGACTCAGACGCCTGCTGTCCACACAGTTTCTACAGGACAACAGGCTGTTCTCAACTGCAACATCCAGAAACATTACAACAATTATGTCCGATGGTATAAACAGGTTCCTGGTGAAGCTCCTCAGTATGTTCTCAGATTTCGCCATTCAGACAGTTCACCCAGCTTTGGATCAGGATTCTCTTCAGACCGATTCAACACTAAATCCATATCAAACATAGATTATCAGTTCATCATAAAGCAGACAGAGGCAGGAGACTCTGCTGTCTATTACTGTCAGACATGGGATAGCTCTGCCTCTGCAGCTGTATCACAATGATTCACACTGTGACAAAAACCTCAGTGAGAAACTCACCTCAGCTTCTATGAATTTtgagcaaaataaaataaatcaaatcagtAAATCTGATCAAAACAAGGATGGATATTGAACAAAGTCGTCTAAAGAGCCAAAAGTGTTTGAAACAAGTCCAGCAGTGTTTTGTAATGAAAGCAGACTGATGAAGTGAATGAGACGTTGACAGTGAAAGTTGGTCTCAACAGGATGTTTCAGTTCCACTCCCCTCATTAGTGAGAGtcaggaggtttttgtacggccATGTATACAAACTGAATCACTGTGGTATTCGGACCAGGCACCAAGCTGACTGTGACAAGTAAGTACTTTTTAACTGATCATAAAACAGGATGGATTTTATGTTTCTGATACATAttaagagaaaataatcaatgtaTCTGTTGctaattgtttaaaatattcaacGTGTTGTTTGGTGAATAATAGATTGACTTTTTAACATCTGCTTTGATACCAGGCTGTGTGTTTGAAGATAAAGGAAAGATCTGCTACTGATcacaatattttaaatatttttgacaaaTACTCAAAAGTTTTTTACCAGTTGGACAACATTTACAAgatttttcttgtttattttaacattataaAACTCCATGTTAAATAATCAAGAGTATTTTACATTGTGTTATCAATACCAAACTGTACTTGTAATGTTGGTTTACTAATCTTCTAAAGTTTATGGATAATTCAGATTTTACCTGAATATTATTGTGGCTGtttgaaattagattttttgtGTTATAGACACAACTAAACTACTACTACAGATATACTTTAATTCATCACAATGCTTTAAATAATCATATGAGAGTTTAAATACCACTTTTTTATAACACAGAAAGGGATTTTATGACAGTTTCCAACATAAAAATTATActgaattaatcaaaatatttctaaggTAGTGATGATAGATTGTTGATGTTTTAAAGAGGAACACTGCTCATATTTAGGTGATGATTTCTAAATGTTTTTGCTGatttaaaatactttaattCTTCAGCGTGTTTGTTAAATTATCAACAAAACTAATGAACTAATGTGTTACTGTCCTGCTTTGTATTAATGATGTGATTCCTAGTTATCTGATGAAAGTGCTCCATGTATTTTCAGGCTCCAgcttctctcctcctgtcctgaCAGTCTTCCCTCCGTCCAGTGCTGAGCTCCAGTCCAACAAAGCCTCTCTGGTCTGTCTGTCCAGTCAGTCTGGGCCTTTTGCAGATGTGAGCTGGTTGTCTGGTGGGAGTCCAGTGAGCAGTGGGATCTCTACCAGCACCGCTGTTCAGCAACCAGACCAGACTTTCCAAATCAGCAGCTATCTGGCCGTCCAGACGTCAGACTGGAACACGGATCAGGTTTACACATGTAAAGTGTCTGTGGGCTCCCAGACTTCAGAGAAAAACATCAAGAAGTCAGACTGTCCCACCTAACAATAGTAGAGGAGCACAATGACCATT from Sebastes fasciatus isolate fSebFas1 chromosome 13, fSebFas1.pri, whole genome shotgun sequence encodes the following:
- the LOC141781037 gene encoding immunoglobulin lambda-1 light chain-like; protein product: MLGTLCTLITALTCVSGVAVVTQKPPVVAVTKGETATMDCNLGTVTNSEARWYKQTPGGVPQYVLRFHSSWSSVRYGSGFSSPKFTSTHQSTSDYRLIINNVEEGDSAVYYCKTWDTSVNEYVFGPGTKLTVTSSSFSPPVLTVFPPSSAELQSNKASLVCLSSQSGPFADVSWLSGGSPVSSGISTSTAVQQPDQTFQISSYLAVQTSDWNTDQVYTCKVSVGSQTSEKNIKKSDCPT